One genomic region from Clarias gariepinus isolate MV-2021 ecotype Netherlands chromosome 20, CGAR_prim_01v2, whole genome shotgun sequence encodes:
- the LOC128508308 gene encoding stimulated by retinoic acid gene 6 protein-like, which produces MDNDSFTDFIPVDENSTDISNETIIKPECENYDQNFLNVTLIPAAVIILLLALVERRKRTCACERKVPCLSGRFGVVVPVDFTSTTDTRWFFALVFGSVVQNMVSLILGITNPLPFTLPSYLSVFVYMLAALKVGIACMPLFACLSTPHQLLGGVLGLLYSIFWFIVQLLELLWCSNSTADKGGLKAFFQDYEWLLDVPQLLCLGLLMCRFGFQMVKDVLIRLKKLKRQEEVKKEQLDYVKRLLRRPSERSVQKSWFQRKVYEWDPYFKFPNRMITTVVLSFFSLYLMVLLEQVITFYFVTLSSELYDEYLSVLLNQTVFIQHLNYAKYTWYVSSGCGTFSSVIHIILVLVFYRKHIKSVWAGEKKYLPRKYNPTPAVSLCGLLKYPGFQIAFTLWGYLLVHLAMFVGGMAFVYLVIYPIQTKGFLPWLINLMIVMANFFIMLVVMTLQRLFIHIFFLQDKKSPLDKEKPLALDNRKIFHNLNYFLFFFNMILGLMSCVMRVLKSAVVGLMLLPRIERALMPQGFQKFDASYCTWVGMIIADHHHSNPVLICFCHLLQKHSLQCDPADETLKNSEPPVQLRVRTRWLLMYTLVRNPKLITMRKKTEKNEKDADLTFAMAVLNTS; this is translated from the exons gATTCATTCACAGATTTTATCCCAGTTGATGAAAACTCTACTGATATCAG CAATGAGACAATTATAAAGCCCGAGTGTGAGAACTATGACCAGAATTTTCTGAATGTCACTCTGATACCCGCT gcggtAATTATACTACTGTTGGCACTTGTAGAGCGCAGAAAGAGGACTTGCGCCTGTGAGAGGAAAGTGCCATGTCTAAGTGGCCGGTTTGGAGTCGTGGT acctGTGGACTTTACGAGCACAACGGACACCCGGTGGTTCTTCGCCTTAGTTTTTGGTTCTGTGGTCCAAAACATGGTCAGTCTGATCTTGGGCATCACCAACCCACTTCCCTTTACACTGCCATCTTATCTATCAG tatttGTGTACATGTTGGCAGCACTGAAGGTGGGCATCGCCTGTATGCCATTATTTGCCTGCCTATCAACACCACATCAACTGCTGGGAGGAGTTCTGGGCCTGCTGTATTCAATCttctg gttcATTGTGCAGTTGCTTGAGTTACTCTGGTGCAGTAACTCAACAGCAGACAAAGGTGGTTTAAAAGCCTTTTTCCAAGACTATGAGTGG ttactAGATGTCCCACAGTTACTGTGTTTGGGGCTGCTGATGTGTCGGTTTGGATTTCAGATGGTGAAGGATGTTCTGATCCGCCTAAAGAAACTTAAACGACAG GAGGAAGTGAAGAAGGAGCAGTTAGATTATGTAAAGAGATTATTGCGACGGCCGTCTGAGAG GTCTGTGCAGAAGAGTTGGTTCCAAAGGAAAGTGTATGAATGGGATCCGTACTTTAAATTCCCCAACAGGATGATCACCACCGTCGTGCTCTCATTCTTCAGTTTGTACTtg ATGGTGCTATTGGAGCAGGTCATTACTTTTTACTTCGTCACTCTCTCATCTGAACTGTATGACGAATACCTCAGTGTCCTTCTCAACCAAACTGTCTTCATCCAACACCTGAACTATGCCAAGT ACACCTGGTACGTGTCCTCCGGCTGTGGCACATTTTCATCTGTGATCCACATTATCCTTGTGTTGGTTTtttacag GAAGCACATCAAATCAGTGTGGGCCGGAGAGAAAAAATACTTACCGCGGAAGTATAACCCGACTCCTGCTGTTAGTTTG TGTGGGCTTTTAAAGTACCCTGGCTTTCAGATTGCCTTCACGCTGTGGG GTTACTTGCTCGTACATTTGGCGATGTTTGTCGGTGGCATGGCGTTTGTGTATTTGGTTATATACCCCATACAGACTAAAGGGTTTCTTCCCTGGCTGATTAACCTGATGATCGTTAT GGCGAATTTCTTCATTATGCTGGTTGTAATGACGCTTCAGCGCCTTTTCATCCACATATTTTTCCTGCAAGATAAAAAATCTCCCCTGGATAAAGAAAAGCCGTTAGCACTAGACAACAG GAAGATCTTCCACAACCTCAActacttcctcttcttctttaacATGATCTTGGGCTTAATGAGCTGCGTGATGCGCGTACTCAAAAGTGCCGTCGTGGGGTTGATGTTACTTCCGCGTATCGAAAGAGCATTAATGCCACAGGGCTTCCAGAAATTTGACGCAA GTTACTGTACCTGGGTGGGAATGATCATAGCAGATCATCATCACAGTAATCCAGTTCTGATCTGTTTTTGTCACCTGCTGCAAAAACACTCACTGCAGTGTGATCCAGCAGACGAGACTTTAAAAAACTCAG AGCCTCCTGTGCAATTGAGAGTGCGCACTCGCTGGCTTCTCATGTACACCCTAGTGAGGAACCCTAAACTCATCACGATGAGAAAGAAAACTGAGAAGAATGAAAAAGACGCTGATTTAACTTTTGCAATGGCCGTCTTGAATACATCATAA